The proteins below are encoded in one region of Planctomycetota bacterium:
- a CDS encoding adenylate/guanylate cyclase domain-containing protein has product MPLELAILHAKQKQRVPLDGPAVLGRSKPGAEPDIDLSFDASISRPHAKLFPRGEVWFIEDLDSRWGTKLNGTEIRGRGPQPFRPGDTLIMGETTLRLHGAGASTAPGAILKTPPGTVRTALAAADSKPPTGANTERLQMLYELPLSFAEEADADGLLQSVVDRLVAVLPNVTRAGLLLVEGDALLLAAHVSPPGVSAAVSETLARRVIDSGEGIIWRDDAPGGDAVTSMIRQNVHTGMYAPLTFGGHTYGALCADNPSSGAEYAEDDLRLMLAVANYAAMALTNLRLQKEVRREATAKANLARQFSPQVVEWLFKQKGRTRLGGSRLGVTILTSDVRGFTRTSADMEPDDVVDMLNAYFTAMVPIVHAEGGIVDKFIGDAILAIWGFPPPDEQQHVRAVRAALAMRGAIAHITAERTAAGLPICEIGIGVHSGEVLQGFIGSDDRQEFTVIGDAVNKAARYCDGALPGEVLISPQVHARVWKHCTVESHEIDTKNEGKLRCFRVLEVGDE; this is encoded by the coding sequence GTGCCGCTCGAACTGGCCATCCTGCACGCCAAGCAGAAGCAGCGCGTCCCGCTCGACGGGCCGGCCGTTCTCGGGCGGAGCAAACCCGGCGCGGAACCCGACATCGACCTTTCGTTCGACGCGTCGATCAGCCGACCCCACGCGAAGTTGTTTCCACGTGGCGAGGTGTGGTTCATCGAAGACCTCGACAGTCGGTGGGGTACCAAGCTCAATGGCACCGAGATTCGCGGCCGGGGTCCACAGCCGTTTCGTCCCGGCGACACGCTGATCATGGGTGAAACCACGCTCCGCCTGCACGGTGCAGGCGCGAGCACCGCACCGGGGGCGATTCTCAAGACACCGCCCGGAACCGTGCGCACGGCGCTTGCCGCCGCCGATAGCAAGCCACCGACCGGTGCCAACACCGAGCGGTTGCAGATGCTGTATGAGCTGCCGCTGAGTTTCGCCGAAGAGGCGGACGCGGACGGGCTCTTGCAGTCGGTGGTGGATCGGCTCGTGGCGGTGCTGCCGAACGTCACGCGGGCGGGACTGTTGCTGGTCGAGGGTGATGCGCTGCTTCTGGCGGCTCATGTCAGTCCGCCGGGCGTCTCCGCCGCCGTTAGCGAAACCCTCGCCCGACGGGTCATCGACTCCGGCGAAGGCATCATCTGGCGTGACGACGCGCCCGGCGGCGACGCGGTCACCAGCATGATCCGCCAGAACGTCCACACCGGCATGTACGCGCCGTTGACCTTCGGCGGTCACACCTACGGCGCGCTCTGCGCCGACAATCCGTCGAGCGGTGCCGAGTACGCCGAAGACGACCTTCGGCTGATGCTCGCCGTCGCCAACTACGCGGCGATGGCGCTGACCAACCTGCGCCTGCAAAAAGAGGTTCGCCGCGAGGCCACGGCCAAGGCGAACCTCGCACGGCAATTTTCGCCGCAGGTGGTCGAATGGCTGTTCAAGCAGAAGGGCCGAACGCGGCTCGGCGGTTCACGGCTGGGCGTCACGATCCTCACCAGCGACGTGCGCGGCTTCACGCGGACCAGCGCGGACATGGAGCCGGATGATGTGGTCGACATGCTCAACGCGTACTTCACCGCGATGGTGCCGATCGTGCATGCCGAGGGTGGGATCGTCGACAAGTTCATCGGCGACGCGATCCTGGCGATCTGGGGCTTCCCGCCGCCTGACGAGCAGCAACACGTCCGCGCCGTCCGTGCCGCGCTGGCGATGCGTGGCGCGATCGCGCACATCACCGCCGAACGTACCGCTGCCGGGTTGCCCATCTGCGAGATCGGGATCGGCGTGCACAGCGGGGAAGTGCTGCAGGGGTTCATCGGTAGCGATGACCGTCAGGAGTTCACCGTGATCGGCGACGCGGTGAACAAGGCCGCCCGCTACTGCGACGGCGCGCTGCCCGGCGAAGTGCTCATCAGCCCGCAGGTCCATGCCCGCGTGTGGAAACACTGCACGGTCGAGAGCCACGAGATCGACACGAAAAACGAAGGCAAGTTGCGCTGTTTCCGTGTGCTGGAAGTGGGGGATGAATGA
- a CDS encoding aldo/keto reductase codes for MQHTTLGRTGLKVSKLCLGTMNFGPQTSEADSFAIMDRALELEVNFFDTADVYGWSKGEGVTERIIGNWFAQGGTRREQTVLATKVFGDMDNDDLPDRNLKRGLSARKIILECEHSLKRLQTDWIDVYQMHHIAREMPWEECWQAFETLIKQGKILYAGSSNFAGWHIAAANENAKRLGMLGLVSEQSKYSLLDRAIETDVLPACEHYGVGVIPWSPLAGGLLGGVLKKQAEGGRRASEQTQKRIEDLRPQLEKWESLCDDIGEKPADLAIAWMLQDDRVTAPIIGPRTIEQLEGICRAVDIKIDGGHMKLLDEIFPGPGGPAPEAYAW; via the coding sequence ATGCAACACACCACCCTCGGACGCACCGGCCTGAAAGTTTCCAAGCTTTGTCTCGGCACGATGAACTTCGGGCCGCAGACGTCCGAGGCGGATTCGTTCGCGATCATGGACCGGGCGCTGGAGCTCGAGGTGAACTTTTTCGACACCGCCGACGTGTACGGGTGGAGCAAGGGCGAAGGCGTCACCGAGAGGATCATCGGCAACTGGTTTGCCCAGGGCGGTACGCGGCGGGAGCAGACGGTGCTTGCCACGAAGGTCTTCGGCGACATGGACAACGACGACCTGCCCGACCGCAACCTCAAGCGCGGCCTCTCGGCACGTAAGATCATTCTCGAATGCGAGCACTCGCTCAAACGACTGCAAACCGACTGGATCGACGTCTACCAGATGCACCACATCGCGCGTGAAATGCCGTGGGAGGAGTGCTGGCAGGCGTTTGAGACGCTGATCAAACAGGGGAAAATCTTGTACGCCGGCAGCAGCAATTTCGCCGGCTGGCACATCGCCGCGGCCAACGAGAACGCCAAGCGGCTCGGCATGCTCGGGCTCGTATCGGAGCAGTCGAAGTACTCGCTCCTCGACCGCGCGATCGAGACTGACGTGCTGCCGGCTTGCGAGCACTATGGCGTCGGCGTCATCCCGTGGTCGCCGCTGGCCGGCGGGTTGCTCGGCGGTGTGCTCAAGAAGCAGGCCGAAGGCGGACGCCGCGCCAGTGAGCAGACACAGAAGCGGATCGAAGACCTGCGTCCGCAGTTGGAAAAGTGGGAGAGTCTTTGCGACGACATCGGTGAGAAGCCTGCCGATCTGGCGATCGCGTGGATGCTCCAGGACGACCGCGTCACCGCCCCGATCATCGGCCCGCGCACGATCGAACAACTCGAAGGCATCTGCCGAGCGGTCGACATCAAGATCGACGGCGGCCACATGAAACTCCTCGACGAGATCTTCCCCGGCCCCGGTGGCCCGGCGCCCGAGGCGTATGCGTGGTGA
- a CDS encoding aldo/keto reductase — MQTTTLGRTGVNVSIAGLGCGGPSRLGLREGYGNTEDDAVRVVRHAIDKGVTLIDTARAYGTEPVVGRAIRESGRRDELFITSKFRVGDHTPEHFAEAIDTSLAELGVDMIDAYHVHGVSRDELPRVMDQIVPVLRDVQAAGKIRFLAISELFQAEPSHAMARDLYAEPEWAEVFDILMVGFNLLNPSARRYVLPHTRRLNIGTLCMFAVRRALTDPTKRAEVLDRIDMAADVLDFLGDGPAITDAGYRFARHEPGIDVTLFGTGNTAHLDANLASINADPLDDGVLQALEARFGKCESVSGN; from the coding sequence ATGCAAACCACCACGCTCGGTCGAACGGGTGTCAACGTCAGCATCGCCGGGCTCGGCTGCGGTGGGCCGAGTCGGTTGGGACTGCGTGAGGGTTACGGCAACACCGAAGACGACGCGGTCCGGGTCGTCCGACACGCGATCGATAAAGGTGTCACGCTGATCGACACAGCCCGCGCCTATGGCACCGAGCCCGTCGTCGGTCGGGCGATCCGGGAGAGCGGCCGGCGTGACGAACTGTTCATCACCAGCAAGTTTCGGGTCGGCGATCACACGCCTGAACACTTTGCGGAGGCGATCGACACGAGCCTTGCCGAACTCGGTGTCGACATGATCGACGCCTACCACGTTCATGGCGTGTCACGGGATGAGCTGCCGCGGGTGATGGACCAGATCGTTCCGGTGCTCCGTGACGTGCAGGCTGCGGGAAAGATTCGTTTTCTCGCGATCAGCGAACTTTTCCAAGCGGAGCCGAGTCATGCGATGGCCCGTGATCTCTACGCCGAGCCCGAGTGGGCCGAGGTGTTCGACATCCTCATGGTCGGCTTCAACCTGCTCAACCCCTCGGCCCGTCGATATGTCTTGCCACACACACGGCGGCTGAACATCGGTACGCTGTGCATGTTCGCCGTCCGTCGCGCGCTGACCGATCCCACCAAGCGGGCCGAGGTGTTGGACCGGATAGACATGGCCGCCGACGTGCTCGACTTCCTCGGAGACGGCCCGGCCATTACCGACGCCGGTTACCGCTTCGCCCGTCACGAGCCCGGCATCGACGTCACCCTCTTCGGAACTGGCAACACCGCCCACCTTGACGCGAACCTCGCGTCGATCAACGCCGACCCGCTCGATGACGGGGTGCTTCAAGCATTGGAAGCTCGCTTCGGCAAATGCGAGTCGGTATCCGGCAACTAA
- the ade gene encoding adenine deaminase produces MHRHFDLSELLAVARGDAEADLILADGCVVNVFSGEIERADVAIHGGRIAGVGKYKKAVEVVEARGAYLLPGLIDGHVHVESSLCVPGQFARAVVPRGVTHVVADPHEIANVAGVAGVRAMARQASALPAPRFHWAAPSCVPATDMGTAGATLGADDLARLKHDGVVGLLAEVMNFPGVVQGDPDMLAKLAAFDLAKRDGHAPGLSGNALNAYAAAGIDSDHECTTIEEAAEKLARGMYVLIREATNAHNLDTLLPLVNEKNNRRICFCTDDRTPDDLLAEGSIDMMVRRAIAFGIEPVTAVRMATLNTAERFGLVGSGAIAPGYFADIVLVGDLTEMDVKHTMVGGRLIDADVLIQAAKSAPPVDAWGKCVVPDEPDFRIAAKGHKLRVIGSLEGQLLTEERHLNAKIVDGHAVSDIANDVLKMAVIERHGKHGHVGLGFIQGFGLERGAIAGTVAHDHHNLVVIGADDASMTAAARCVADMHGGLCCVDGDKVLAQLPLPVAGLMSDEPIEDVRHRMADLLAAARKLGSPMHDPFMAMSFMALEVIPKLKITDRGLVDVEAFGFVPLFV; encoded by the coding sequence ATGCATCGCCACTTTGACCTCTCGGAGTTGCTCGCCGTGGCCCGCGGAGATGCCGAGGCGGACTTGATCCTTGCCGACGGTTGCGTCGTCAACGTGTTCAGCGGTGAGATTGAGCGGGCCGACGTCGCGATCCACGGCGGACGGATTGCCGGTGTGGGTAAGTACAAGAAAGCGGTTGAAGTCGTCGAAGCCCGTGGGGCGTACTTGTTGCCCGGGTTGATTGATGGGCATGTGCATGTCGAGAGTTCGTTGTGCGTGCCGGGGCAGTTCGCACGGGCGGTGGTGCCGAGGGGGGTGACGCATGTCGTGGCCGACCCGCACGAGATCGCGAACGTGGCCGGCGTGGCGGGAGTGCGTGCGATGGCGCGCCAAGCGTCGGCGCTGCCGGCCCCACGGTTTCACTGGGCCGCTCCGAGTTGCGTTCCTGCGACCGACATGGGCACCGCCGGCGCGACGCTCGGTGCCGACGACCTGGCCCGGCTCAAGCACGACGGCGTTGTCGGCCTGCTCGCAGAGGTCATGAACTTCCCCGGCGTGGTCCAAGGTGATCCCGACATGCTCGCCAAGCTCGCCGCCTTCGACCTGGCCAAACGCGACGGGCACGCACCGGGGCTTTCGGGCAACGCGCTCAATGCCTACGCCGCCGCCGGCATCGACTCCGACCACGAATGCACCACTATCGAGGAAGCCGCTGAGAAACTCGCCCGTGGCATGTACGTTCTCATCCGCGAAGCGACCAACGCTCACAACCTCGACACGCTTCTGCCGCTGGTCAACGAGAAGAACAACCGACGCATTTGCTTCTGCACCGACGACCGCACGCCTGATGATCTGTTGGCCGAAGGCTCGATCGACATGATGGTTCGTCGCGCGATCGCGTTCGGGATTGAGCCGGTGACGGCCGTGCGGATGGCGACGCTCAACACCGCCGAGCGGTTTGGCCTCGTCGGCAGTGGAGCGATCGCGCCCGGATACTTCGCCGACATCGTGCTTGTCGGCGATCTGACCGAGATGGACGTCAAGCACACGATGGTCGGCGGGCGACTGATCGACGCGGACGTGCTGATCCAAGCCGCCAAATCGGCCCCGCCGGTCGACGCATGGGGCAAGTGCGTCGTCCCTGACGAACCTGATTTCCGTATTGCTGCGAAGGGGCACAAGCTCCGCGTCATCGGTTCGCTGGAAGGTCAGTTGCTCACCGAGGAGCGGCACCTGAACGCGAAAATCGTCGACGGTCATGCGGTGTCAGACATCGCGAACGACGTTCTCAAGATGGCAGTGATCGAACGCCACGGAAAACACGGTCATGTCGGTCTCGGTTTCATCCAAGGCTTCGGTCTCGAGCGCGGCGCGATCGCCGGCACTGTCGCCCACGACCACCACAACCTCGTCGTCATCGGCGCCGACGACGCGAGCATGACCGCCGCCGCTCGATGCGTCGCCGACATGCATGGCGGGCTCTGCTGCGTCGATGGCGACAAGGTCCTTGCCCAACTCCCGTTGCCCGTCGCCGGCCTGATGAGCGACGAGCCGATCGAGGACGTCCGCCATCGAATGGCCGACCTGCTCGCCGCCGCGAGAAAGCTCGGCAGTCCGATGCACGACCCCTTCATGGCGATGAGCTTCATGGCGTTGGAAGTCATCCCCAAGCTCAAGATCACCGACCGCGGCCTGGTCGATGTCGAGGCGTTCGGGTTCGTGCCGTTGTTCGTGTAG
- a CDS encoding hemolysin family protein — protein sequence MTFLLLFAAVSVSLGISAICSLLEAALLSLTPGQVGELKRTRPVIGEIWETFKKNVEKPISVILICNTAAHTIGATVAGAEFERLMELYGYQGGWTVFAFGAVFTVLMLQFTEILPKTMGVKYNTTVATISGRPMRFLVWAMGPVLAAIRFVNKPFEGGGGHGHGTSVTVDEIATLAAIAKGGAVIDAQQERMIRTAGKLGDIRVREIMTHRKDVRFLRLNDDFATILQTLRDAPYTRLPIVDGSLDTILGVVHLRDVFNVLALVPGRMHLQPNPDKPDELMAIPSDKPGGEMHAIGTGAVDLKAIMRPMPFVPDTQPIDALLKQFQTGDSHMAAAVNEYGAVEGIVTLEDVLEELVGDIEDEFDDRDGASELEERNGVWHATGDIALRDVAEKLALPEDVFDDAGVVTLGGWLTHELSRWPKVGDTVPVADRTVRVAKIEGKTLHVVIEQPIADAGE from the coding sequence GTGACGTTTCTATTGCTCTTTGCCGCCGTTAGTGTGTCGCTGGGGATCAGCGCGATTTGTTCGCTGCTCGAAGCCGCCCTGCTCTCGCTCACGCCGGGTCAGGTCGGCGAACTCAAACGCACCCGCCCGGTCATCGGCGAGATCTGGGAGACGTTCAAGAAAAACGTCGAGAAGCCGATCAGCGTCATCCTGATTTGCAACACCGCCGCCCACACCATCGGCGCGACCGTCGCCGGTGCGGAGTTCGAGCGGCTCATGGAGCTCTACGGCTACCAGGGCGGGTGGACGGTCTTCGCCTTCGGTGCGGTCTTCACCGTGCTGATGCTGCAGTTCACGGAGATCCTGCCCAAGACGATGGGCGTGAAGTACAACACGACGGTCGCGACGATCAGCGGCCGACCGATGCGGTTCCTGGTCTGGGCGATGGGGCCGGTGCTCGCGGCGATCCGCTTCGTGAACAAGCCCTTCGAGGGCGGCGGCGGACACGGGCACGGCACGTCGGTCACCGTCGACGAAATCGCCACCCTCGCCGCCATCGCCAAGGGTGGCGCGGTCATCGACGCGCAGCAGGAACGCATGATCCGCACCGCCGGCAAGCTCGGCGACATCCGCGTCCGCGAGATCATGACCCACCGCAAGGACGTCCGTTTCCTCCGGCTCAACGACGACTTCGCGACCATTCTCCAGACGCTGCGCGACGCACCCTACACCCGCCTGCCGATCGTCGACGGATCGCTCGACACGATCCTGGGCGTGGTGCATCTGCGCGACGTGTTCAACGTGCTGGCCCTGGTGCCGGGGCGAATGCACCTTCAGCCAAATCCGGATAAGCCCGACGAGTTGATGGCGATTCCCAGCGACAAGCCCGGCGGTGAGATGCACGCGATCGGCACGGGCGCGGTGGACCTCAAGGCGATCATGCGGCCGATGCCGTTCGTGCCCGACACGCAGCCCATCGACGCCCTGCTCAAGCAGTTCCAGACCGGCGACTCGCACATGGCTGCGGCGGTCAACGAGTACGGCGCGGTCGAAGGAATCGTCACACTCGAAGACGTGTTGGAAGAACTCGTCGGCGACATCGAGGACGAGTTCGACGATCGCGACGGTGCGAGCGAACTCGAAGAACGTAACGGCGTCTGGCACGCGACCGGGGACATCGCGTTGCGTGACGTGGCCGAGAAACTCGCGCTGCCCGAGGACGTGTTCGACGACGCCGGCGTGGTCACGCTCGGCGGCTGGCTCACCCACGAACTGTCCCGCTGGCCCAAGGTCGGCGACACCGTCCCCGTCGCCGATCGCACCGTCCGCGTCGCCAAGATCGAAGGCAAGACGCTGCACGTTGTCATCGAGCAGCCGATTGCGGACGCGGGTGAGTGA
- a CDS encoding sulfite exporter TauE/SafE family protein, whose translation MPDFVSSTNPYFLLPFGIFIGVFSAFTGLGGGAVIVPVLVLLLGFDQKSAQGTSLGVIASPLQIPAMVKYYGEGTLKIATAAWMLPGVFIGSYFGAWAANALDTGVLKLTFGFILVYVAGYQIFGKAAGVGLGRAVVMSTVLVALAGGLWAVNKWVLPGTTG comes from the coding sequence ATGCCCGACTTCGTCTCATCGACCAACCCGTACTTCCTACTCCCCTTCGGCATTTTCATCGGCGTGTTCAGCGCCTTCACCGGCCTGGGCGGCGGCGCGGTGATCGTGCCGGTGCTGGTGCTGTTGCTCGGCTTCGATCAAAAGTCCGCTCAAGGAACGAGTCTGGGCGTGATCGCGTCACCGCTGCAGATTCCGGCGATGGTCAAGTACTACGGCGAGGGCACGCTCAAGATCGCCACCGCCGCCTGGATGCTCCCGGGCGTGTTCATCGGCAGCTACTTCGGCGCGTGGGCGGCCAACGCGCTGGACACGGGCGTGCTGAAGCTGACGTTCGGGTTCATCCTCGTGTACGTCGCCGGCTACCAGATCTTCGGCAAAGCCGCCGGCGTGGGTCTCGGCCGAGCGGTTGTGATGAGCACGGTCCTCGTCGCCCTTGCCGGCGGACTGTGGGCAGTGAACAAGTGGGTGCTGCCCGGCACCACCGGCTGA
- the recJ gene encoding single-stranded-DNA-specific exonuclease RecJ: protein MDATMTARTQSDAPTLPRKRWEVRAWPDNCADLARDTDVSELVAGLLKQRGIHDAEAARKFLKPTLADLLDPSDLPGCDDAAHRLAKALRQNEKIVIYGDYDVDGITASAILYHTLTLLGGEVATYVPHRIEEGYGLNGDAVRALADAGVDVIVTVDCGITATEQATIAANRGIDLIITDHHTPTQKGDSPLFPECCAIVHPQAGEGYANHDLCGAGVAFKLAWAVGRCVAGGSRVHPKLRDFLVDAVGLAALGTVADVVPLTGENRVLARHGLAGLKHSNLDGVKALIKVAGLDGQDVDAFDVGFKVGPRLNAAGRMGHARQAVDLLTTAPLHEAVDIAEFLAKQNTTRQATEREIVAAAIEQIESAGFATDDRRAIVVAGDDWHQGVVGIVASRLVERYCRPTVVLAGCEDGSLTGSARSIPGFDLAAALAHCTDHLQRHGGHAMAAGLTLDAANLDAFRDALTAHANDLLEPTDLVPRLRIDAEATLDQLTPALVKQLALLGPFGAGNSRPVFVFRNVLLAADPRPVGRNGDHLQLRVRSGQTPMKCIAFKMGPHATELRQGQRLDIAGVPSLNHWNGMTSVELEVRDITVR, encoded by the coding sequence ATGGACGCCACGATGACCGCACGGACACAATCGGACGCACCGACGTTGCCGCGCAAGCGGTGGGAAGTGCGGGCATGGCCGGACAATTGTGCGGACCTGGCACGGGACACGGACGTCTCGGAGCTGGTTGCTGGGCTGCTCAAACAGCGCGGCATCCATGATGCGGAGGCGGCGCGGAAGTTCCTCAAGCCGACGCTCGCGGACCTGCTCGATCCGTCGGACCTGCCCGGCTGCGATGACGCCGCCCACCGACTCGCCAAGGCGCTGCGGCAGAACGAAAAGATCGTCATCTACGGCGACTACGACGTCGACGGCATCACCGCGTCGGCCATCCTCTACCACACCCTCACCCTCCTCGGCGGCGAGGTCGCGACGTACGTGCCCCACCGCATCGAGGAGGGCTACGGGCTCAACGGCGATGCGGTACGGGCGCTGGCCGATGCGGGCGTGGACGTGATCGTCACCGTCGACTGCGGCATCACTGCGACCGAGCAAGCCACCATCGCCGCTAATCGCGGCATCGACCTGATCATCACCGATCACCACACGCCCACACAAAAAGGGGACAGTCCCCTTTTCCCCGAGTGTTGCGCGATCGTGCATCCGCAGGCGGGCGAGGGATATGCGAATCACGACCTGTGCGGCGCGGGCGTGGCGTTCAAGCTGGCGTGGGCGGTGGGCCGGTGCGTGGCGGGCGGTAGCCGGGTGCATCCGAAGCTGCGCGACTTCCTCGTCGACGCGGTCGGGCTGGCAGCACTCGGGACCGTCGCGGACGTGGTTCCGTTGACCGGCGAGAACCGCGTGCTTGCCCGACACGGACTGGCCGGGCTCAAGCACTCGAACCTCGACGGCGTCAAAGCGCTGATCAAGGTCGCCGGGCTCGACGGTCAGGATGTCGACGCGTTCGACGTCGGCTTCAAGGTCGGCCCGCGCCTCAACGCCGCCGGCCGGATGGGCCACGCACGGCAGGCGGTCGATCTGCTCACCACCGCCCCGCTGCACGAAGCGGTCGACATCGCCGAGTTCCTCGCGAAACAGAACACCACCCGCCAGGCAACCGAGCGTGAGATCGTCGCCGCGGCGATCGAGCAGATCGAATCCGCCGGCTTCGCGACCGACGACCGCCGCGCGATCGTCGTCGCTGGCGATGACTGGCACCAGGGCGTGGTCGGCATCGTGGCCTCGCGGCTCGTTGAGAGGTACTGCCGGCCGACCGTCGTGCTCGCCGGCTGCGAGGACGGAAGTCTGACCGGCAGCGCCCGCAGCATTCCCGGCTTCGACCTCGCTGCCGCACTGGCGCATTGCACCGACCACCTCCAACGCCACGGCGGCCACGCGATGGCCGCCGGGCTCACGCTCGACGCGGCGAACCTCGACGCGTTCCGCGATGCACTGACCGCCCACGCCAACGACCTACTTGAGCCGACGGACCTGGTGCCCCGCCTGCGGATCGACGCCGAGGCAACGCTCGATCAACTCACGCCGGCGTTGGTCAAACAGCTCGCCTTGCTCGGCCCGTTCGGCGCGGGCAACAGTCGGCCGGTGTTCGTGTTCCGCAACGTCCTGCTCGCGGCCGACCCGAGGCCCGTCGGCCGCAACGGCGACCACCTGCAGCTGCGCGTCCGCTCAGGACAAACGCCGATGAAGTGCATCGCGTTCAAGATGGGACCGCACGCGACGGAGCTCCGCCAAGGCCAACGGCTCGACATCGCCGGCGTGCCGTCACTCAACCATTGGAACGGAATGACCAGCGTCGAGCTTGAGGTTCGCGACATCACCGTCCGGTAA
- a CDS encoding exosortase/archaeosortase family protein, which translates to MIMTTVSVSQTDASPSPTAGSGGWSARQYALTALLAGVGIIATFDVWSDLAWRGTQDEEASHILLVPIIVIWLAFLRRKRAATAVVRGQWVGVAITALGWLCYTIGDAFLMLSLWQLSAVVVLVGTIVTGLGTDVLKRFAPAIMVMIFLVPLPAIARQNITLPMQQSAAVVTQLILDVIGTGVERQGNLLTINGTPVTVAEACNGLRMSHALVLVSVAFAFATPMRTWVRLAVLALSPVFAVACNILRLVPTVWAYGYMEPESADLFHDMAGWVMLLVGYLVLTGFVWSLEWLGLPVMLPKARAFATAALGTVGRPSVVAVAASSVVLLALIAERVYWQIEPGDATAYQAGIAEAAEALPFQTGSWFGQTMPVPTQATELLKPTALVSRRYSNLSGTAAVGLLMVHVQDNRDLLGHFPPVCYPNQAWTMLSQEPVVWEVDDMTIDGVRYRFHPPGSREDHPPVTILNFITVPGGDRTLRDMNELEDAVKDRSRLHYGAGQMQLLFYAGEDEARQAEVLAEFIRLGRPMIEAMMAEPTLVE; encoded by the coding sequence ATGATCATGACCACCGTCTCTGTTAGCCAAACGGACGCATCACCTTCACCGACAGCCGGCAGCGGCGGGTGGTCGGCCCGGCAGTACGCACTTACGGCGTTGCTTGCCGGGGTCGGGATCATCGCGACGTTCGACGTCTGGTCCGACTTGGCGTGGCGGGGCACGCAGGATGAAGAAGCGAGCCACATCCTGCTCGTACCGATCATCGTGATTTGGCTTGCGTTTCTGCGCCGCAAACGCGCCGCGACGGCGGTCGTGCGTGGCCAGTGGGTCGGCGTGGCGATCACCGCGCTCGGTTGGCTGTGTTACACGATCGGCGATGCGTTCCTCATGCTCAGCCTTTGGCAGCTTTCGGCCGTCGTCGTGCTGGTCGGAACCATCGTCACCGGCCTGGGCACGGACGTGCTCAAGCGCTTCGCGCCGGCCATCATGGTAATGATCTTTCTCGTGCCGCTCCCCGCGATCGCACGCCAAAACATCACGCTCCCGATGCAACAGTCGGCCGCCGTGGTTACGCAACTGATCCTCGACGTCATCGGCACGGGTGTCGAGCGGCAGGGCAATCTGCTCACGATCAACGGGACGCCGGTCACAGTCGCGGAGGCATGCAACGGGCTCCGCATGAGCCATGCGTTGGTGTTGGTGTCGGTGGCATTCGCCTTCGCGACACCGATGCGAACGTGGGTGCGGTTGGCCGTGTTGGCGTTGTCGCCGGTGTTCGCGGTGGCGTGCAACATCCTTCGGCTCGTGCCGACGGTCTGGGCGTACGGGTACATGGAACCCGAGAGCGCCGACCTGTTTCACGACATGGCCGGCTGGGTGATGTTGCTCGTCGGCTACCTGGTACTGACCGGTTTTGTCTGGTCGCTGGAATGGCTCGGATTACCGGTGATGTTGCCCAAGGCACGGGCGTTTGCAACGGCCGCGCTGGGGACGGTGGGTCGGCCCTCGGTTGTCGCGGTGGCGGCGAGTTCGGTCGTGCTACTCGCGCTGATCGCCGAGCGGGTTTACTGGCAGATCGAGCCGGGTGATGCGACCGCGTACCAGGCAGGGATCGCCGAAGCGGCGGAGGCGTTGCCGTTCCAGACCGGGTCGTGGTTCGGACAAACCATGCCGGTGCCGACGCAGGCGACCGAGTTGCTCAAGCCCACGGCGTTGGTCAGTCGGCGTTACTCCAACCTGTCGGGCACGGCGGCCGTCGGGCTGCTGATGGTGCATGTCCAGGACAATCGCGACCTGCTCGGGCACTTCCCACCGGTCTGCTATCCCAATCAGGCTTGGACGATGCTGTCGCAGGAGCCGGTCGTGTGGGAAGTCGATGACATGACGATCGACGGCGTGCGATACCGGTTTCATCCGCCGGGGAGCCGGGAAGATCATCCGCCCGTGACGATTCTGAACTTCATCACGGTCCCCGGCGGCGACCGGACGTTGCGGGACATGAACGAGCTCGAAGACGCCGTGAAAGACCGCAGCCGACTGCATTACGGCGCCGGGCAGATGCAGTTGCTGTTTTACGCCGGCGAGGACGAGGCGCGTCAAGCCGAGGTGCTGGCGGAGTTCATCCGGCTGGGTCGTCCGATGATCGAAGCGATGATGGCCGAGCCCACGCTGGTTGAGTGA